Part of the Halobellus ruber genome is shown below.
GGACTTCGAGATCGAGAGCCGGCCGGTTGGACTCTACGCCGCGGTGCTTTTCGCCGGCGTCGGGACGCTGCTGCTGCTCCCCGGGTTCGGCCCGGTTATCGAGACGGCCCAGACCGTCGCCGCGACGCTGTTCTGAGGGCGTCGGCCGCCTTCCTCGCGACGACGTGACTCCGATGCCCCACCCGAAAGGAAACACATTTAATCGCGCCACCGATACGGACTGGTGGAGGGCCGGTAGCTCAGTCCGGCAGAGCGTCTGGCTCTTAACCAGACGGTCGCGCGTTCAAATCGCGTCCGGCCCGCTTCTGTTGCGAACGACAGTGAGCAACGAAGTGGCTACGACGTGATTTGAATGCAGGGAGGTCGCGCGCAGCGAAGCGAGCACGTCCGACCGTGCGTTCAAATCGCGGGGGGACTTCTCAGAGGGGGCCTCGTGCGTCTCGTCGAGCAGCTCCGTCAAAAGACAAAAGAACGCTGATATGTCTCAGCCGTCACACGAGAAACTGGATCGGGAGCATTGCGGAAGAAGCCAACACCTCTAAAATGCGTGCGGGCGTGGTGTGTAAACAAAGGTTGGTTAGTCTGAGGTAAATCGGCTGTAGCGTCACGATTTCGGACTTTTTTCCCGTCAGCGTAGGTTTGACGGCTGACGACAATGTCAGAAGCATATATACCCGAATTTTTTACAGTCTGACAATATTGCCACTAACTGACTGCTTTGTTTTATAGTCGAAAAACTGGAAGATAATCCGAAGGAGTGTAATTATGAAATATACCTGAAGAGGATCCGACTTCGTTGAGGACTTTCTTCCGATCTCTCTCGAATACATCCGGGAGGATCATATCCCAGATCAGGAGTGAACATAGATTTAGAACAATCGTACCAATTGAGCGGGTGGAACGTGATGCGTGTATGTTGTCGCCCCTCTGCTTTGCTATCACTCTTGTAAGATGGTTCGTCTCCCCTAACTCCTCGTAGACGCGACTCTCGACCCCTTGAAATGTTCCCGTGAGCACATCTGTATTGTAGCGATCAAGCTGGTTGATCTGGTCAATTATGCTCCCTACCTCCTCGGAAGATCCAAACTCTCTCCATATCTGTATTTTTTTATGAATATTCGGATTTTCGCCTTTATTTAATTGATTTTCGCCATCATACCAAGTTACATCAACATCAGCTGTCAGTTCACCGGTTTCTGAATCAAGATCTGAGCACCTAGTTGCTATCAACCCCTCCAAAACGGAGAAACCCATCGTAGAAGCTATTCGATCAACAAATAAATAATTTCCAAAAATTAGAGGATCGAAGGAAGCTGCTAGCTGGAATAACAGGAGGTCAGATGGAATCTCTTGATCCTCAACTCTCTTATTCATTATTAAATGAAGTATCTTCGCTCTCCTCATAGTAGAGACCTTGAGAGCGACCAAATCCAAGAAGTCGCCCATTGAAGAGTTCAGTTTCCTCGGAAGACGTTGTTGCGTAGTTGATGCGAATGCGGCCGTCCAAGCCCAATACTGTATATGATCCAAAGTTTGTGGATTCTCCGGCGAATTAACAACAAGATCTGTCAAAATCCGAGCAAGCTCTCTAAGCTCTCCAAGAGACAATTCATAAATTTCGGCTCTATCATCGAGAATCCCTAATCTATAGCTAAATCTCTGTAACTCGCCCTTGTCTATTTCTCTATTTGAAAGGGATACGGCTGAGTCTTTTACAAATTCAGTAACGCGTGAATCAAATTTCTCGATCCGATCAGCTTCCATATTGATCTCCAGTTGTCAGATTTAAAAAGCTCCGGCGTTATATATAATGTTGCATACGGAGGATAGAAACTCTCAATACCAGATTCAGGCTCCGGCTCGGGGCTATCTTCTATAAATACATTCTATCTACAGCCACTTTCTTTTCTGTCTCTCCCGGCGCTGCGCCGCCGGCGACGCCTCGCCGCGGTAGTGCTCGAGGAACGCCTCTAAGTCGCTCCAACCTCCCCAAAGCAACGCGACTTGCTCGTCGACGTCGGCGTTCGCGAGCGCGCCCGCCTAGGTCCGACGCAGGTCGTGAAACGACAGGAACGTCCAGCGCTCGTTGCCGGTCTCCTCGGCGAGTGGGTGGGCAGCGTTGGTGACCCACCGCTGGAGCGTCCGGGTTGACCGGTCGGCGGAACGAGCAGCGAGACTGTCGGCTATAGCCCCGTGAGGGATTTCGACACCTCGGGGTGTCGAAAATCTTCACGTATAGTAGCGTTTGCAGGTCTTCGCTCACTCGATCGCACGACGGCGTGCGATCGGACGTGCAACCAGCTGCAAACGCTACTATAGTTATCGCCAACAGTATGACTAAACGTATTTACTGACCCGACGCGTCTCCACATAGCGTGCTCCCCTTGGGACATCTCGGCGCCGCGTATCTCCTCTATTTCGGATACGCGGTGGTCCGGTCGCGGCGCCTCCCCGCCCGCTGGGCGCTCCTCCCGGTTGCGGTCGGGAGCCAACTTCCGGACGTGATCGACAAGCCGCTGTCGTACTGGCAGGTCCTTCCGTCCGGCCGCTCCGCGGGTCACTCGGCGTTCACGTTCCTCATCGTCTGTCTGGTCGTCTGGCAGGTCACGGGGCGTCTCCGGGGCCGATGGCCCGCCGATAGCTGGCAGGAACACCTCCGAGCGACTACGCCGGTTGCGTTCCCGATAGCGTACTTCAGTCACCTGATCGGGGACTCCTATACGTACTTCCTCTCCGGGAACCTCTGGAACGCACGATTTCTGCTCTACCCGTTGTACGTCGTCCCGTATCCCGTCGACACCGAAGTCGCTCCGTGGACCCGACTCCTCGCGATCTACGGGAACACGGAGACACATCCGCAAGGTGCGCTACTGCTCGTGGCGCTACTCGTCTTCGTCGGGATCCGGTTCTGGAACCGGTGGAAACAGCTCCGAGCAACTGATCCCGATACCTGAACCGTAGCCGGCGTCTATCAGTGTGGAACCTGCCGGATCGCCCGGCGTTTCGCCGGTCTGCTCCGACTTCACTCCGATGTCAACTCGGACAACAACGTCTCCAGATCGTAGTTCTCGAGTGCGCGGGTGCTGTGCCGCAGCGTCGACACCACGAACGTGGAGTTGGTA
Proteins encoded:
- a CDS encoding metal-dependent hydrolase; its protein translation is MLPLGHLGAAYLLYFGYAVVRSRRLPARWALLPVAVGSQLPDVIDKPLSYWQVLPSGRSAGHSAFTFLIVCLVVWQVTGRLRGRWPADSWQEHLRATTPVAFPIAYFSHLIGDSYTYFLSGNLWNARFLLYPLYVVPYPVDTEVAPWTRLLAIYGNTETHPQGALLLVALLVFVGIRFWNRWKQLRATDPDT